In Passer domesticus isolate bPasDom1 chromosome 1, bPasDom1.hap1, whole genome shotgun sequence, one DNA window encodes the following:
- the TRIB1 gene encoding tribbles homolog 1: MSRPASLLPAARCRSAPAKRLQPLHDGPAEEAPAAKCPRLAECGPPDCLSAPGSPCAPASPAGGGGAAGPSLIASYLLLPLAEREQVSRALSVSSGRELRCKVFPLKHYQDKIRPYIQLPSHRNITGVVEVILGDTKAYVFFEKDFGDMHSYVRSCKRLREEEAARLFKQIVSAVAHCHQSAIVLGDLKLRKFVFSNEERTQLRLESLEDTHIIKGEDDALSDKHGCPAYVSPEILNTTGTYSGKSADVWSLGVMLYTLLVGRYPFHDSDPSTLFSKIRRGQFCIPDHVSPKARCLIRSLLRREPSERLTAPEILLHPWFEAVLEPGYTDQETGTSDQIVPEYHGDSDDISSFFC, encoded by the exons ATGAGCCGCCCCGCGTCCCTGCTGCCGGCCGCCCGCTGCCGCAGCGCCCCGGCCAAGCGCCTCCAGCCCCTGCACGACGGCCCCGCCGAGGAAGCGCCGGCCGCCAAGTGCCCTCGGCTCGCCGAATGCGGCCCCCCGGACTGCCTGAGCGCTCCCGGGTCGCCGTGTGCCCCCGCTTCtcccgcgggcggcggcggcgcggcgggtcCCAGCCTGATCGCCTCGTacctgctgctgccgctggccgaGCGGGAGCAGGTGTCCCGGGCGCTGAGCGTCAGCTCGGGCCGGGAGCTGCGCTGCAAG GTGTTCCCCCTCAAACACTACCAGGACAAGATCCGACCTTACATTCAGCTGCCGTCACACAGAAACATCACCGGGGTTGTGGAAGTCATTCTCGGGGACACGAAAGCCTATGTGTTCTTTGAAAAGGACTTTGGGGACATGCACTCCTACGTGAGGAGCTGCAAGAGGTTGAGGGAAGAGGAGGCTGCCCGGCTGTTCAAGCAGATTGTCTCCGCTGTAGCTCACTGCCACCAGTCAGCCATCGTACTTGGTGACCTCAAGCTCAGGAAATTTGTCTTCTCTAATGAAGAAAG GACTCAGCTGCGTCTAGAGAGCCTGGAAGACACGCACATCATCAAAGGTGAAGACGATGCACTCTCAGACAAGCATGGCTGCCCGGCGTACGTCAGCCCTGAGATCCTAAACACGACGGGGACTTACTCTGGAAAATCGGCCGATGTGTGGAGTTTGGGAGTGATGCTTTATACCCTGCTGGTGGGACGCTATCCCTTCCACGACTCGGACCCTAGCACTCTGTTTTCCAAAATCCGCCGTGGACAGTTCTGTATTCCTGACCATGTCTCCCCCAAAGCCCGCTGCCTCATCCGCAGCCTCCTGCGGCGGGAGCCTTCTGAAAGACTCACTGCTCCAGAGATCTTGCTTCACCCTTGGTTCGAGGCAGTCTTGGAGCCAGGATATACAGACCAGGAGACGGGAACTTCAGATCAGATTGTCCCAGAATATCATGGAGACAGTGATGATATTAGTTCCTTCTTCTGCTAA